The DNA region GAATGAGCAGGAAGGCAAAAAACATTGCTTATTGGATTACGACCGCACTCGTAGCGTTTTTTATCGGAAGCGGGGGCGTCGCGCAGGTAGCCCGTGTGCAGGGCACTGTCGATGGATTTGTGCACATCCTCGGCTACCCGCTGTACTTTGTGACCATACTGGGCGTCTGGAAGGTGCTTGGAGCGATTGCCATCCTGGTGCCGCGTTTTCCACGGCTCAAGGAATGGGCGTATGCCGGCATCTTCTTTGACCTGACCGGCGCGGCCGCCTCCTCCGCTTCGGTCGGCATTTACGGCGCTTACGGCTTTCACATCCTCGCGCCGCTTATCATTGCTGGTCTTACTGTGGCGTCTTGGGCGCTGCGACCCCAAAGCCGGACCATCGGCGTCCTCTTTCCTGTGACAAGCGACCGGCCGGTATAAACACATGCGCAGCGCTTCCGCATCGAGCTCTGGTTGCCACTAACGCCAAGTGTCGTCCTCCCAAGGTTGCAGGTTACGCGGAGCGCAGCTAAATGAAAGGACCGTCCGTGGAATCTGCCTCTGCATTCATCGACGAGAAGATTAAGGAACTTGGAGACTGGCGGGGGAAGACGCTCGCGAGGGTGCGCGAGATCATACACAAGGCCGACCCTGAGATCGTCGAAGAGTGGAAGTGGATGGGCACTCCCGTCTTTTCGCACGGCGGCATCGTCTGCACCGGAGAGACGTACAAGAACGTCGTCAAGATAACATTTGCCAAGGGAGCTGCGCTGGAGGACCCTTCCGGTCTATTCAACTCCAGCCTCGACGGGAATGTGAGGCGCGCCATCGACATCCACGAAGGGGAGAAGATCGATGAGGCGGCCTTGAAGGAACTCATTCGCGCGGCAGTGGCGCTCAATCTCAAGGCCAAGAGCAAACCGAAGTCTCCACGAGCGAGCGGCAAGCAGGCTGAATAGCGAATGAGCGATGGCGCTGGAGTTGCCGAGGCAGTCGTTGCAGGTTCGCGGATTACTTCAGCAGCAAATGCTCGAAAGGCGGAAACGTCAGCAGCAAACCCAAGGTCAAAAATACAAACGCCGCAAGGTTCACTCTCCCGATGGCCACCGTTCTGGTCCGCCAAAATCTCGCAAGTCCAAGCCAAACCGCCAGCCACACCATGATGCCAAGCGAACTGACGCCCGACAGCGGCCCCGTAGGCCGGTAAAAAGTGAATAGTCCAGCCATCGTCCTGGACCCATCGCCAATGACGGCCAGAAGTCCGATCGCAAAACAACCGATCCCGGCACTCAGGATCGCCGCAGCGGCAGGACCATTTACGAGCTGTCCTTCTGAGTCGAGCAGGCGATCTTCCTTGTTCGATGCGGGTAAATTCATTTTGCCCCTCTCACGATTGTGATCGTTCCTCCACCCTCTACTGGCGCCGCTTTGTCGATCATTGCGCCGAAACCTCCCGCGATCCCGCCGGCCAGAAGCGCCGCCACTGTAAACGCAATTACGGCACGTTTTACGGAAGGATGCTGCTTGATAGACCCACGGTACTTCGCGAGCACATAAGCCACCATCGTCATCGCAATGGGAGCGAACCAGGCCACATGCTCCTTCCACTCCATCCCCAATGAGTGCCATTCGATGCTCGTCGCCTTCGCCATCAACAGGTGTTGCGGATATCCGGTTAAATTCGTAACGCCAGGGGGCACCGCCGCCCGATACCACGGATACACCACATAGGCTCCTGAAAGCACCGCCGCCCAGCCTAGCGCAGCCGTTACGATCAGATAACACCGTTCCAACCTGTAGCCTCGCGCTGAAAGCTCTAAAGACTCTTTTTCAAAGGCCGATCGGCATAGTTCCACCACAAGTCCAAAGATCGCCATAAGAAAAAATCCACCGAACATAAGACCATGCACGCCGGAAACAAAACTACGTACCGTAACTTCCATGAAATCTCCAAGCACTCTAGATGGTTGACGTATCCATTATTCAGGACGTTTTGTCTTTGTTGTCGGGGATGGTTAGGTTGAGGGTGCCTTGGGTGATGGGGTAGGAGCGGTTTTGCCAGCGGAAGGTTCCGTGTAGGTTGTGGGGCAGGTGGACGATGGCGTGCAGCTTGCCGTCTTCGCGGGTGTATTGCACTTCGATGGTGCCCTGCGGATGGGGGTAGCTGGCGGTGAGAGTGTGCAGCGGGCCCAGGTGCGGAGCGATGAGGACGGACTTGAAGCCGAGGCTGGCGGGTTGGATTCCGGCGACGATGTTGAGCAGGTCGAAGTTGGGGTGGGCGCTCCAGGCGTGGGAGTCGGAGCGGGTGGGCTCGGGCTGTTCGGCCCAGGTGGTGAGGCCGAGGTCGATCATGTTGCGCCAGGGCTGGAGCTGCTGGATATATTGATCGCCCATGCCTGCGTGCTGGAGAGCGCGGTTCAGGTAGAAGCGGTAGTAGTAGGACGCGGGCGAGATGGTTGAGGCGTTGGCGGGGTCGAGGATGTGGGTCATGATGCCGCGCTGGGCGGCGGCGGGTGCAACGTCGAGCCAGACGGCCATGGCGTTGGTGTGCTGGCTGTAGTGGTTGCCGTGTGGGGTGTCGGTGTAGAGATGGGTTTGCGGGTTCCAGCAGAGGGTCTGGATGGCGCTGACGGACTTGGCTGCGGTCTCGCGGTAGCGCTGTGCGAGGACGGGGTCGCCGTAGGCGGATTCAAGCTCGGCGGCCTCGCGGAGGGCTTCGATGTAATGGAGGGTGATGATGGCGGAGTCACCGTTTGCGTCCTGTGGTGGTTCGCCGCCTTTGAAGTCTTCGGTCCAGTCGATGAAGGACCACCAGGGAAGTTTGCCCATGAGGCCGTTGGGGTTCTGGTGTTGGAGGAACCAGGCGAGGACGGTGCGG from Edaphobacter paludis includes:
- a CDS encoding DoxX family protein, whose protein sequence is MSRKAKNIAYWITTALVAFFIGSGGVAQVARVQGTVDGFVHILGYPLYFVTILGVWKVLGAIAILVPRFPRLKEWAYAGIFFDLTGAAASSASVGIYGAYGFHILAPLIIAGLTVASWALRPQSRTIGVLFPVTSDRPV
- a CDS encoding DUF1801 domain-containing protein gives rise to the protein MKGPSVESASAFIDEKIKELGDWRGKTLARVREIIHKADPEIVEEWKWMGTPVFSHGGIVCTGETYKNVVKITFAKGAALEDPSGLFNSSLDGNVRRAIDIHEGEKIDEAALKELIRAAVALNLKAKSKPKSPRASGKQAE